Proteins encoded by one window of Chromobacterium violaceum ATCC 12472:
- a CDS encoding ExbD/TolR family protein — translation MAFGSFNQGPAAPMAEPNTTPLVDVMLVLLVVFIITTPLLTNAVKVDLPRAQAAEHQDKPEQIRLVVDAAGKLFWDDQPVAETDLPARFAAAAAANPNVELHLSADKAVRYETVAKALAAAQQNGVGKIGFVTAAQ, via the coding sequence ATGGCGTTCGGTAGCTTCAACCAGGGGCCGGCCGCGCCGATGGCCGAGCCCAACACCACGCCGCTGGTCGACGTGATGCTGGTGCTGCTGGTGGTGTTCATCATCACCACGCCGCTGCTGACCAACGCGGTCAAGGTGGACCTGCCGCGCGCCCAGGCCGCCGAGCACCAGGACAAGCCCGAGCAGATCCGCCTGGTGGTGGATGCCGCCGGCAAGCTGTTCTGGGATGACCAGCCGGTGGCCGAGACCGATCTGCCCGCCCGCTTCGCCGCAGCCGCCGCCGCCAATCCCAACGTCGAGCTGCACTTGTCCGCCGACAAGGCGGTGCGCTACGAAACCGTGGCCAAGGCGCTGGCCGCCGCGCAGCAGAACGGCGTAGGCAAGATAGGCTTCGTCACCGCCGCGCAGTAA
- a CDS encoding MotA/TolQ/ExbB proton channel family protein, translating to MNVLTVFQQGDAVLISVFMILILMSVLTWYLIIVRGVQTLSLRRANREAENALWGAADWRQAEASLQHSQGQFANLARAGLAALKQYQGQAGRALGQACGVDEFLTRAIRRALSQEMARQESGLTVLASIGSTAPFVGLFGTVWGIYHALVNIGHAGQMSIGAVAGPIGEALVATAAGLAAAIPAVLAYNALTRAQRVMSQELDYFAHDLHAQLLTQSGDGHGVR from the coding sequence ATGAACGTACTGACCGTATTCCAACAAGGGGACGCCGTACTGATTTCGGTGTTCATGATCCTGATCCTGATGTCGGTGCTGACCTGGTACCTGATCATCGTCCGCGGCGTGCAGACCTTGTCCCTGCGCCGCGCCAACCGCGAGGCGGAAAACGCGCTGTGGGGCGCGGCCGACTGGCGCCAGGCCGAAGCCAGCCTGCAGCATAGCCAGGGCCAGTTCGCCAATCTGGCGCGCGCCGGCCTCGCCGCGCTGAAGCAATACCAGGGCCAGGCCGGCCGCGCGCTGGGCCAGGCCTGCGGCGTCGACGAGTTCCTGACCCGCGCCATCCGCAGGGCGCTGTCGCAGGAAATGGCGCGCCAGGAGTCCGGCCTGACCGTGCTGGCCTCGATCGGCTCCACCGCGCCCTTCGTCGGCCTGTTCGGCACCGTGTGGGGCATCTACCACGCGCTGGTGAACATCGGCCACGCCGGCCAGATGAGCATAGGCGCGGTCGCCGGCCCGATCGGCGAGGCGCTGGTGGCCACCGCCGCCGGCCTGGCCGCCGCCATCCCGGCGGTGCTGGCCTACAACGCGCTGACCCGCGCCCAGCGCGTGATGTCGCAGGAGCTGGACTACTTCGCCCACGACCTGCACGCCCAGTTGCTGACCCAGTCCGGAGACGGCCATGGCGTTCGGTAG
- a CDS encoding energy transducer TonB, translated as MKSSPVLQYSALGGVLAAHALALALLNGMAARPQTVTPPQALRMEMISLAPAEKPAVAPKAAPAPEPVKPQPQAKPAPSKPTVQSKPALQPAKTQADAPAPAKAISAAAAPAAPTPAAEAPKSAGGKADSRDLPVTEPLAHGGYLNNPAPAYPTVSREEGEEGTVRLRVHVSAQGLPQEVSVQSSSGFPRLDRAALAAVKRWRFIPAKRGGEAIAYPFIVPIEFSLKSANT; from the coding sequence ATGAAATCCTCTCCTGTCCTGCAATATTCCGCCCTGGGCGGCGTGCTGGCCGCGCACGCGCTGGCATTGGCGCTGCTGAACGGCATGGCCGCGCGCCCGCAGACCGTCACCCCGCCCCAGGCGCTGCGGATGGAAATGATTTCGCTGGCGCCGGCCGAAAAGCCCGCCGTCGCGCCCAAGGCCGCCCCGGCGCCAGAACCTGTCAAACCCCAGCCTCAGGCCAAGCCCGCGCCGAGCAAACCGACGGTCCAGTCGAAACCGGCCCTGCAGCCGGCGAAAACCCAGGCCGACGCGCCGGCGCCGGCCAAGGCGATCAGCGCGGCGGCGGCTCCGGCCGCCCCGACGCCAGCCGCGGAGGCGCCGAAAAGCGCCGGCGGCAAGGCCGACAGCCGCGATCTGCCGGTCACCGAACCGCTGGCCCACGGCGGCTACCTGAACAATCCGGCGCCGGCCTATCCGACGGTATCGCGCGAGGAAGGCGAGGAAGGCACCGTGCGCCTGCGCGTCCACGTCAGCGCACAGGGCCTGCCGCAGGAGGTGTCGGTGCAAAGCAGCAGCGGCTTCCCGCGGCTGGACCGCGCCGCGCTGGCGGCCGTCAAGCGCTGGCGCTTCATCCCGGCCAAGCGCGGCGGCGAAGCCATCGCCTACCCCTTCATCGTGCCCATCGAATTCTCACTCAAGTCTGCCAATACATGA
- the hslV gene encoding ATP-dependent protease subunit HslV, whose amino-acid sequence MQQFDGTTIVSVRRGERVALGGDGQVTLGNIVIKATARKIRKLHGGKVLAGFAGGTADAFTLIERFEAKLQKHQGNLLVSAVELAKDWRTDRMLRRLEAMLIVADKDHTLIITGNGDVLEPEQGIAAIGSGGAFAQSAARALFENTDLAPEVVVKKSLEIAGDICIYTNHNHLIETLGPDDEA is encoded by the coding sequence ATGCAGCAGTTCGACGGAACCACCATTGTTTCGGTCCGTCGCGGCGAGCGCGTGGCGCTGGGCGGCGACGGGCAAGTGACCCTGGGCAATATCGTGATCAAGGCCACCGCGCGCAAGATACGCAAGCTGCACGGCGGCAAGGTGCTGGCGGGCTTCGCCGGCGGCACCGCCGACGCCTTCACGCTGATCGAGCGCTTCGAGGCCAAGCTGCAGAAGCACCAGGGCAACCTCTTGGTGTCGGCGGTGGAGCTGGCCAAGGACTGGCGCACCGACCGCATGCTGCGCCGGCTGGAGGCGATGCTGATCGTCGCCGACAAGGACCACACGCTGATCATCACCGGCAACGGCGACGTGCTGGAGCCGGAGCAGGGCATCGCCGCCATCGGCTCCGGCGGCGCCTTCGCCCAGTCGGCCGCGCGCGCGCTGTTCGAAAACACCGACCTCGCGCCGGAAGTGGTGGTGAAGAAATCGCTGGAGATCGCCGGCGACATCTGCATCTACACCAACCACAACCACCTGATCGAAACCCTGGGCCCGGACGACGAGGCCTGA
- the hslU gene encoding ATP-dependent protease ATPase subunit HslU — protein sequence MTQMTPQEIVHELDQHIIGQHKAKRAVAIALRNRWRRQQVAEPLRSEITPKNILMIGPTGVGKTEIARRLAKLSGAPFIKVEATKFTEVGYVGRDVDTIIRDLVDVAIKDTREAAIKRNRTRAEDAAEERILDVLLPQPRKQPSGFFAEEPAVEEKHEDGATRQKFRKMLREGKFDDKEIELEIAAPAAQMNVMAPPGMEDFASQLQGMFQGLGAGKKQTAKMKVADAFKQLIDEEAAKLVNEEELKAEALKNVEQNGIVFIDEIDKVTSRGEGHSGADVSRAGVQRDLLPLVEGTTVSTKYGMVKTDHILFIASGAFQLSKPSDLIPELQGRLPIRVELSSLSVDDFKAILTSTNACLTRQYQALLATEGVELAFEDSGIQRLAEIAWQVNEKTENIGARRLYTVMEKLLEEVAFDAKSGACRIDGAYVDGKLGEVAEREDLARYVL from the coding sequence ATGACGCAAATGACCCCGCAGGAAATCGTCCACGAGCTGGACCAGCACATCATCGGCCAGCACAAGGCCAAGCGCGCCGTCGCCATCGCGCTGCGCAACCGCTGGCGCCGCCAGCAGGTGGCCGAGCCGCTGCGTAGCGAAATCACCCCCAAGAACATATTGATGATCGGCCCCACCGGCGTCGGCAAGACCGAGATCGCCCGTCGCCTGGCCAAGCTGTCCGGCGCGCCGTTCATCAAGGTGGAAGCCACCAAGTTCACCGAGGTCGGCTATGTCGGCCGCGATGTCGACACCATCATCCGCGACCTGGTGGACGTGGCGATCAAGGACACGCGCGAAGCGGCGATCAAGCGCAATCGCACCCGCGCCGAGGACGCCGCCGAAGAGCGCATCCTCGACGTGCTGCTGCCGCAGCCGCGCAAGCAGCCGTCAGGCTTCTTCGCCGAGGAGCCGGCGGTGGAGGAAAAGCACGAGGACGGCGCCACCCGGCAGAAATTCCGCAAGATGCTGCGCGAGGGCAAGTTCGACGACAAGGAGATCGAGCTGGAGATCGCCGCGCCGGCCGCCCAGATGAACGTGATGGCGCCGCCGGGCATGGAGGATTTCGCCAGCCAGTTGCAAGGCATGTTCCAGGGCCTGGGCGCCGGCAAGAAGCAGACCGCCAAGATGAAGGTGGCCGACGCCTTCAAGCAGTTGATCGACGAGGAGGCCGCCAAGCTGGTCAACGAGGAAGAGCTGAAGGCCGAGGCGTTGAAGAATGTCGAGCAGAACGGCATCGTGTTCATCGACGAGATCGACAAGGTCACCAGCCGCGGTGAAGGCCACAGCGGCGCCGACGTGTCGCGCGCCGGCGTGCAGCGCGACCTGCTGCCGCTGGTGGAGGGCACCACGGTGTCCACCAAATACGGCATGGTGAAGACCGACCACATCCTGTTCATCGCCTCCGGCGCCTTCCAGCTGTCCAAGCCGTCCGACCTGATTCCGGAGCTGCAGGGCCGCCTGCCGATCCGCGTCGAGCTGTCGTCGCTGTCGGTCGATGACTTCAAGGCCATCCTCACCAGCACCAACGCCTGCCTGACGCGCCAGTACCAGGCGCTGTTGGCCACCGAGGGCGTGGAACTGGCGTTCGAGGACTCCGGCATCCAGCGTTTGGCCGAGATCGCCTGGCAGGTGAACGAGAAAACCGAGAATATCGGCGCTCGCCGCCTGTACACGGTGATGGAGAAACTGCTGGAGGAAGTGGCCTTCGACGCCAAGTCCGGCGCGTGCAGGATCGACGGCGCTTACGTCGACGGCAAGCTGGGCGAAGTGGCCGAGCGCGAGGACCTGGCGCGCTACGTGCTCTAA
- a CDS encoding MFS transporter — MNISLRQRTRGLPSGFHLLMLSDALSGLAMGAGYVSISWWVVSMGGARDMAWFSTLTALVMLIALPLTAPLGDRFPKNRVIAGGILLAMLSGLALAAMAWFRFYSLAWVVASESMAMFAWAIVFPSMMSIAAELVPAARLTDALSLQKSSQSVGNLVGPVVGGSLMAFMPAWLALGAYAILLAVAAAGALRIRMPPRDLASLREESFVDQVRSGLRVRWRIPLERSWALWGLLVMTAYFPMVITLLPIKLHQLGLPAIWLGACEAAASGGLLVGSLWLTHRLLQYCSRPRARAFAMWALAAVFLVVALTDHPYLMLAMFGIEGVLLSITMLVGQTHRTLAVPEAYRARVSAINVLVAKLGGMLGPALAGILLASWSLDGVYLFFAVFHLLTVPPMLLLPGVNRFLNLSHEEVKDWYLRQHPEAFEPIAPAGGKLKQPI; from the coding sequence ATGAACATTTCCCTTAGGCAAAGAACGCGAGGCTTGCCTTCCGGCTTTCATCTGCTGATGTTGAGCGACGCGCTGAGCGGCCTGGCGATGGGCGCCGGCTACGTCAGCATCAGCTGGTGGGTGGTGTCGATGGGCGGCGCGCGCGACATGGCCTGGTTCAGCACCTTGACCGCGCTGGTGATGCTGATCGCGTTGCCGCTGACCGCGCCGCTGGGCGACCGCTTTCCCAAAAACCGGGTGATCGCCGGCGGCATCCTGCTGGCGATGCTGTCCGGCCTGGCATTGGCCGCGATGGCCTGGTTCCGGTTCTATAGCTTGGCCTGGGTGGTCGCCAGCGAATCGATGGCGATGTTCGCCTGGGCCATCGTGTTTCCCTCGATGATGAGCATCGCCGCCGAGCTGGTGCCGGCGGCGCGGCTGACCGACGCGCTGTCGCTGCAAAAGAGCTCGCAGTCGGTGGGCAACCTGGTTGGCCCGGTGGTGGGCGGCAGCCTGATGGCCTTCATGCCGGCCTGGCTCGCCCTGGGCGCTTACGCCATCCTGCTGGCCGTCGCGGCGGCCGGCGCGCTGCGCATCCGGATGCCGCCGCGCGACCTGGCCAGCCTGCGCGAGGAAAGCTTCGTCGACCAGGTGCGCAGCGGCCTGCGCGTGCGCTGGCGCATCCCGCTGGAGCGGAGCTGGGCATTATGGGGACTGCTGGTGATGACCGCCTATTTCCCCATGGTAATCACGCTGCTGCCGATCAAGCTGCATCAGCTGGGCCTGCCGGCGATCTGGCTGGGCGCCTGCGAAGCTGCCGCCAGCGGCGGCTTGCTGGTCGGCTCGCTGTGGCTGACCCACCGCCTGCTGCAGTACTGTAGCCGGCCCCGCGCCCGCGCCTTCGCCATGTGGGCGCTCGCCGCCGTCTTTCTGGTGGTGGCGCTGACCGACCATCCCTACCTGATGCTGGCCATGTTCGGCATCGAAGGCGTGTTGCTGTCCATCACCATGCTGGTCGGCCAGACCCACCGCACGCTGGCGGTGCCGGAGGCTTACCGCGCGCGGGTGTCGGCGATCAATGTGCTGGTGGCCAAGCTTGGCGGCATGCTGGGTCCGGCGCTGGCCGGCATCCTGCTGGCCAGCTGGTCGCTGGACGGCGTCTACCTGTTCTTCGCCGTGTTCCACCTGCTGACCGTGCCGCCGATGCTATTGCTGCCCGGAGTCAACCGCTTCCTCAATCTGAGCCACGAGGAAGTCAAGGACTGGTATCTGCGCCAACATCCCGAAGCCTTCGAACCCATCGCGCCGGCGGGCGGCAAGCTGAAGCAGCCTATATAA
- a CDS encoding branched-chain amino acid ABC transporter substrate-binding protein, which yields MKTRHSLLLCTLVAGVAACNKPASQAPQPEQAAAGSAVVKIGTANPLTGPFAHWGRDADNGVKLAVQEANAEKLTLDGKPVTFEVVSEDDQADPKVATQVAQRMVDAKVAGIVGHLTSGAAIPASRIYADAGIPMISGSVTSPSFTQQGYRNTFRLIANDLQQGQALAKYAVDKLGAKRVAVIDDRTTYGQGLADDFAKSAEQAGAKVVKREFTTNTATDFMAVLTSIKGEKPDLLFYGGMDAQAGPMVKQMAKLGIKAAFMGADGVNTPEFAKLGGDNAEGSYASSAGAPKEKLPGYGEFSQKYKQQFQSDIQAYAPYTYDAAKVLIAAMKRAGSAEPAKYLPEIAKTDYQGVTGPVKFDAKGDIQQATVSLYQLKQGKWVGL from the coding sequence ATGAAAACCCGACACAGTCTGCTGCTGTGCACCTTGGTGGCAGGCGTCGCCGCGTGCAACAAACCCGCCAGCCAGGCGCCGCAACCGGAACAGGCCGCCGCCGGCTCCGCGGTGGTCAAGATCGGCACCGCCAACCCGCTGACCGGCCCCTTCGCCCACTGGGGGCGCGACGCCGACAACGGCGTCAAGCTGGCAGTGCAGGAGGCCAACGCCGAGAAGCTGACGCTGGACGGCAAGCCGGTCACCTTCGAAGTGGTGTCGGAAGACGATCAGGCCGATCCCAAGGTCGCCACCCAGGTGGCCCAGCGCATGGTGGACGCCAAGGTCGCCGGCATCGTCGGCCACCTGACTTCCGGCGCCGCCATCCCCGCCTCCCGCATCTACGCCGACGCCGGCATCCCTATGATCTCCGGCTCAGTCACCAGCCCGTCGTTCACCCAGCAGGGCTACCGCAACACCTTCCGCCTGATCGCCAACGACCTGCAGCAGGGCCAGGCGCTGGCCAAGTACGCGGTGGACAAGCTGGGGGCGAAGCGCGTCGCCGTCATCGACGACCGCACCACCTACGGCCAAGGCCTGGCCGACGACTTCGCCAAGTCCGCCGAACAGGCCGGCGCCAAGGTGGTGAAACGCGAATTCACCACCAACACCGCCACCGACTTCATGGCGGTGCTCACCTCGATCAAGGGCGAGAAGCCCGATCTGCTGTTCTACGGCGGCATGGACGCCCAAGCGGGTCCGATGGTCAAGCAGATGGCCAAGCTCGGCATCAAGGCCGCCTTCATGGGCGCCGACGGCGTCAACACGCCGGAATTCGCCAAGTTGGGCGGCGACAACGCCGAAGGCAGCTACGCCTCCAGCGCCGGCGCGCCCAAGGAAAAGCTGCCTGGCTACGGCGAATTCAGCCAGAAGTACAAGCAGCAGTTCCAGTCCGACATCCAGGCCTACGCGCCGTACACCTACGACGCCGCCAAGGTGCTGATCGCCGCGATGAAGCGCGCCGGTTCCGCCGAGCCGGCCAAGTATCTGCCAGAAATCGCCAAGACCGATTACCAGGGCGTCACCGGACCGGTGAAGTTCGACGCCAAGGGCGATATCCAGCAGGCGACGGTGTCGCTGTATCAACTGAAGCAAGGCAAGTGGGTGGGACTGTAA
- a CDS encoding Mor transcription activator family protein → MQAPLRSKGPELLADLTDHITAALRQLANTEDRQAEKIAREITRRMALHWGGQNVYFPLGKSSKSAERDRQILAEFNGANHASLAQKHGISVQWVYKIIKNARSAS, encoded by the coding sequence ATGCAGGCACCACTTCGCAGCAAGGGACCGGAACTGCTGGCAGACCTGACCGACCACATCACGGCGGCGCTGCGCCAGCTGGCGAACACCGAAGACAGGCAGGCGGAAAAGATCGCCCGCGAGATCACCCGCCGCATGGCCTTGCACTGGGGCGGCCAGAACGTCTATTTCCCGCTGGGCAAGAGCAGCAAGTCGGCCGAGCGCGACCGCCAGATCCTGGCCGAATTCAACGGCGCCAACCACGCCTCGCTGGCGCAGAAGCACGGCATCTCGGTGCAGTGGGTCTACAAGATCATCAAGAACGCGCGCAGCGCGTCCTGA
- a CDS encoding Gp37 family protein, which produces MASTSQIVGALLARLRGAAPQLTVEYFAGAEDDYPLAHPQGAALLCLRGSQFGPLRDGYGQVRTLQLAITVLLNQRDAGLGDCDALDAIRRACLGFALPDCQPAWLLSETFLGYRDGVARYAIALATDTLQVTEADPEPVIMLNAVSNEEQP; this is translated from the coding sequence GTGGCAAGCACTTCCCAGATTGTCGGCGCGCTGTTGGCGCGTTTGCGCGGCGCGGCGCCGCAACTGACCGTCGAGTATTTCGCCGGCGCCGAGGACGACTATCCGCTGGCGCATCCGCAGGGCGCGGCCCTGCTGTGCCTGCGCGGCAGCCAGTTCGGCCCGCTGCGCGACGGCTACGGCCAGGTGCGCACGCTGCAGCTGGCGATCACGGTGTTGCTGAACCAGCGCGATGCCGGCCTGGGGGATTGCGACGCGCTGGACGCGATACGGCGGGCCTGCCTCGGCTTCGCCCTGCCGGACTGCCAGCCGGCGTGGCTGCTGTCGGAAACCTTTCTGGGTTACCGCGATGGGGTGGCGCGCTACGCCATCGCGCTGGCCACCGACACCTTGCAAGTGACGGAGGCCGACCCGGAGCCCGTGATCATGCTTAACGCAGTCTCAAACGAGGAGCAACCATGA
- a CDS encoding phage tail sheath subtilisin-like domain-containing protein produces MAANYLHGVETIEVERGPRPVRTVKSAVIGLIGTAPAGPVNATTLTLSEKDAAAFGPQLPGFTIPQALTAIYDHGAGTVVVINVLDPVAHKSTITDEAVTLDPATDSVRLKYPAVANAVVKSADGATTHVAGQDYALDASYGKITRLKTGKIAAGANLKVSYDYADPSRVTAADIIGAAANAAGNRTGLKALQDTYNKFGFFAKLLIAPGFCTQNTVAAEMAAMADKLDAIAYVDAPIGTAFADALAGRGPAGTINFNTSSDRVRLCYPHVMVADGNGGLRYEPLSSRAAGLRAKVDNDKGFWWSSSNQELAGVVGVERQLTAMIDDPNCEVNQLNERGITTVFNSYGSGFRLWGNRTAAWPAVSHMRNFENVRRTGDVINESIRYFSQQFIDMPLNQATIDALVESVNGYGRKLIGDGALLGFKAWFDPARNPATELSAGHLLISYKYTVAPPLERLTFETEITSEYLLSLKGGN; encoded by the coding sequence ATGGCGGCAAACTATCTGCATGGCGTTGAAACGATCGAAGTCGAACGCGGCCCGCGCCCGGTGCGCACCGTCAAGTCGGCGGTGATCGGCCTGATCGGCACCGCGCCGGCCGGCCCGGTCAACGCGACCACGCTGACCCTGTCGGAAAAGGACGCGGCGGCCTTCGGCCCGCAGCTGCCCGGCTTCACCATTCCGCAGGCGCTGACCGCGATCTACGATCACGGCGCCGGCACCGTGGTGGTGATCAATGTGCTGGACCCGGTTGCGCATAAGTCTACGATCACGGACGAGGCCGTGACCCTGGACCCGGCCACCGACTCCGTGCGTCTGAAGTATCCGGCGGTGGCCAATGCGGTGGTCAAGAGCGCCGACGGCGCCACGACTCATGTTGCCGGCCAGGACTACGCGCTGGACGCAAGCTACGGCAAGATCACCCGCTTGAAGACGGGCAAAATCGCCGCCGGCGCCAACCTGAAGGTGAGTTACGACTACGCCGATCCGTCCAGGGTGACCGCCGCCGACATCATCGGCGCAGCCGCCAACGCCGCCGGCAACCGCACCGGCCTCAAGGCGCTGCAGGACACCTACAACAAGTTCGGCTTCTTCGCCAAGCTGCTGATCGCGCCGGGCTTCTGCACCCAGAACACCGTGGCCGCGGAAATGGCGGCGATGGCCGACAAGCTGGACGCCATCGCCTACGTCGACGCGCCGATCGGCACCGCCTTCGCCGACGCGCTGGCCGGCCGCGGCCCGGCGGGCACCATCAACTTCAACACTTCCAGCGACCGCGTCCGCCTGTGCTACCCGCACGTGATGGTGGCCGACGGCAACGGCGGCCTGCGCTACGAGCCGCTGTCGTCCCGCGCCGCCGGCCTGCGCGCCAAGGTGGACAACGACAAGGGCTTCTGGTGGTCCAGCTCCAACCAGGAGCTGGCCGGCGTGGTCGGCGTCGAGCGCCAGTTGACCGCGATGATCGACGACCCGAACTGCGAGGTGAATCAGCTCAACGAGAGGGGCATCACCACCGTCTTCAACAGCTACGGCTCCGGTTTCCGCCTGTGGGGCAACCGCACCGCGGCCTGGCCGGCGGTCAGCCACATGCGCAACTTCGAGAACGTGCGCCGCACCGGCGACGTGATCAATGAGTCGATCCGCTACTTCAGCCAGCAGTTCATCGACATGCCGCTGAACCAGGCCACCATCGACGCGCTGGTGGAATCGGTGAACGGCTACGGCCGCAAACTGATCGGCGACGGCGCGCTGCTGGGCTTCAAAGCCTGGTTCGACCCGGCCCGCAACCCGGCCACCGAGCTGTCCGCCGGCCACCTGCTGATCAGCTACAAGTACACCGTGGCCCCGCCGCTGGAACGCCTGACCTTTGAAACCGAGATCACCTCGGAATACCTGCTCAGCCTGAAAGGAGGCAATTAA
- a CDS encoding phage major tail tube protein yields the protein MAGKIEINRITNANIYINGNSLLGRAEEIKLPDVSAIMQEHKALGMVGKIELPAGFEKLEGEIKWNSLYKDVAKIIANPFQAVQLQARSSIETYGSQGRLQQVSLVTFLTVMFKKNPLGTFKQHENADFSSAFTATYVKQVVDGEDILELDYMANIFRVGGNDMLELYRQNIGG from the coding sequence ATGGCCGGCAAGATTGAAATCAACCGCATCACCAACGCCAACATCTACATCAACGGCAACTCCCTGCTGGGCCGCGCCGAGGAGATCAAGCTGCCGGACGTGTCGGCCATCATGCAGGAGCACAAGGCGCTGGGCATGGTCGGCAAGATCGAGCTGCCGGCCGGCTTCGAGAAGCTGGAAGGCGAGATCAAGTGGAACTCGCTGTACAAGGACGTGGCCAAGATCATCGCCAACCCGTTCCAGGCGGTGCAGCTGCAAGCCCGCTCCAGCATCGAGACCTACGGCTCGCAAGGCCGCCTGCAGCAGGTGAGCCTGGTCACCTTCCTGACCGTGATGTTCAAGAAGAACCCGCTGGGCACCTTCAAGCAGCATGAAAACGCCGACTTCAGCTCCGCCTTCACCGCCACCTACGTCAAGCAAGTCGTGGACGGCGAGGACATCCTGGAGCTGGACTACATGGCCAACATCTTCCGCGTAGGCGGCAACGACATGCTGGAGCTGTATCGCCAGAACATCGGCGGCTAA
- a CDS encoding phage tail assembly protein encodes MQIKLKYPFTNAAGQRIDTLEVARLKRADLKAASHHSQDDADQEDFLFARMTGLTLEDIDQLDIADSRALADSFREMVGGSDNA; translated from the coding sequence ATGCAGATCAAGCTGAAATACCCGTTCACCAACGCCGCCGGCCAACGCATCGACACGCTGGAAGTGGCGCGACTGAAGCGCGCCGACCTGAAGGCCGCCAGCCATCACAGCCAGGACGACGCCGACCAGGAAGACTTCCTGTTCGCCCGCATGACCGGCCTGACGCTGGAAGACATCGACCAGCTGGACATCGCCGACAGCCGCGCGCTGGCCGACAGCTTTCGCGAAATGGTGGGCGGATCCGACAACGCTTAA
- a CDS encoding phage tail protein — MYAVLGDIEFDLISYFDGLEQRGGSDYAEHARIGGKPVLQFVGDRLDEVRIDLVLHAAYCQPDAELQRLHAARQAHQALALVLGNGDHKGHFVITELTSTGRQSDRSGNLLAVEAQLSLREFRGQAAPSPKPGLLGSVSGLPQAKLQQSLAGAGFKPDLSGLSKALSQAKTMAVQARKVVNDVRELKDLARRDPLSALGRVPGVLKDVQTAVPGIAQGVERLNQFIQPYSRLAESIKPLIPQFQAMGRQLGALAETMQGCTLDNVADKLGKAEAVVRDIDKNWPTRDIEMAKLAAKAVLRRILE; from the coding sequence ATGTACGCGGTACTGGGTGACATCGAGTTCGACCTGATCAGTTATTTCGACGGCCTGGAGCAGCGCGGCGGCAGCGATTACGCCGAGCACGCGCGGATAGGCGGCAAACCGGTGCTGCAATTTGTCGGCGACCGTCTGGACGAGGTCCGCATCGACCTGGTGCTGCACGCCGCCTACTGCCAGCCGGACGCCGAGCTGCAGCGGCTGCACGCCGCCCGCCAGGCGCACCAGGCGCTGGCGCTGGTATTGGGCAACGGCGATCACAAGGGCCATTTCGTGATCACCGAGCTGACCAGCACCGGCCGCCAGAGCGACCGCAGCGGCAATCTGCTGGCGGTGGAGGCGCAGCTGTCGCTGCGCGAGTTCCGCGGCCAGGCGGCGCCGTCGCCCAAGCCCGGCCTGCTGGGCAGCGTCAGCGGCCTGCCGCAGGCCAAGCTGCAGCAATCGCTGGCCGGCGCAGGCTTCAAGCCGGACCTGTCCGGCCTGAGCAAGGCGCTGTCCCAGGCTAAGACCATGGCGGTGCAGGCGCGCAAGGTGGTCAACGACGTGCGCGAGCTGAAGGACCTGGCGCGGCGCGATCCGCTGTCGGCGCTGGGCCGGGTGCCCGGCGTGCTGAAGGATGTGCAGACCGCGGTGCCGGGCATCGCCCAGGGCGTGGAGCGACTGAACCAGTTCATCCAGCCGTATTCGCGGCTGGCTGAGAGCATTAAGCCCTTGATCCCGCAGTTTCAGGCCATGGGCCGCCAGCTTGGCGCGCTGGCCGAAACGATGCAGGGCTGCACGCTGGACAACGTCGCCGACAAGCTGGGCAAGGCGGAGGCGGTGGTCCGCGACATCGACAAAAACTGGCCGACCCGCGACATCGAAATGGCGAAGTTGGCCGCCAAAGCGGTGCTGCGCCGCATTCTGGAGTGA
- a CDS encoding tail protein X: MFLKHTCQEGERWDQIAWRYYGDVGQMVMLIAANPQAPISETLPAGTQLAIPLLEASDEAALDELPPWRRA, from the coding sequence ATGTTTCTCAAGCATACCTGCCAGGAAGGCGAGCGCTGGGACCAGATCGCCTGGCGCTATTACGGCGACGTCGGCCAGATGGTGATGCTGATCGCCGCCAATCCGCAGGCGCCGATCAGCGAGACGCTGCCGGCCGGCACCCAGCTGGCCATTCCGTTGCTTGAAGCCAGCGACGAAGCCGCGCTGGACGAGCTGCCGCCATGGAGGCGCGCATGA